From Anaerobacillus alkaliphilus, the proteins below share one genomic window:
- the obgE gene encoding GTPase ObgE has translation MFVDKVTVYVKGGDGGNGMVAFRREKYIPDGGPAGGDGGSGANVVFEVEEGLRTLMDFRYQRHFKGDRGEHGRSKSQHGKNASDFVIKVPPGTTVIDEETKITIADLVKHGQRAVIAKGGRGGRGNSRFATPTNPAPEIAENGEPGQERNITLELKLLADVGLVGFPSVGKSTLLSVVSAARPKIAEYHFTTIKPNLGMVEVEEGRSFVMADLPGLIEGAHLGVGLGHQFLRHIERTKVIVHVIDMSGLEGRDPYDDYVKIKQELKEYNLRLTERPEIIVANKMDMPSSEENLTLFKEQLGEDIPIFPISALTKQGLRELILAIADKVDVTGEFPLTEPEEEESRIVYRHERAEAPFKISRDDDGAYVLSGDALEKLFKMTDFSRDESVRRFARQMRGMGVDEALRERGAKDGDLVRIMKFEFEFIE, from the coding sequence ATGTTTGTAGATAAGGTTACAGTGTATGTTAAAGGTGGCGACGGTGGTAATGGAATGGTTGCATTCCGTCGTGAAAAGTATATTCCTGATGGTGGTCCCGCTGGTGGGGACGGTGGAAGTGGAGCAAATGTTGTCTTTGAGGTAGAGGAAGGTTTAAGAACATTAATGGACTTCCGCTATCAACGCCATTTCAAGGGTGACCGTGGCGAGCATGGAAGATCCAAAAGTCAACACGGCAAAAATGCTAGTGATTTTGTTATAAAAGTGCCTCCAGGGACGACAGTGATTGATGAAGAAACGAAGATAACGATTGCTGACCTAGTGAAACATGGACAAAGGGCCGTAATTGCAAAAGGTGGCCGTGGAGGTCGGGGAAACAGTCGCTTTGCAACTCCAACAAACCCAGCACCAGAAATAGCTGAGAATGGTGAACCAGGTCAAGAGAGAAATATCACGTTAGAATTAAAGCTTCTTGCTGATGTTGGCCTTGTTGGCTTCCCAAGTGTTGGGAAATCAACATTACTATCGGTTGTTTCGGCAGCAAGACCAAAAATTGCAGAGTACCACTTTACTACAATAAAACCTAATTTAGGTATGGTGGAAGTTGAAGAAGGCCGAAGCTTTGTTATGGCGGACTTACCGGGATTAATCGAGGGTGCTCATTTAGGAGTCGGATTAGGGCATCAGTTCCTAAGACATATTGAGCGGACAAAAGTAATTGTGCACGTTATTGATATGTCTGGCCTAGAAGGTCGCGATCCTTATGATGATTACGTAAAGATTAAACAAGAATTGAAAGAATATAATCTTCGTTTAACTGAACGTCCAGAAATTATCGTTGCAAATAAAATGGACATGCCAAGTTCAGAGGAAAACTTAACGTTATTTAAAGAGCAGCTAGGAGAAGATATTCCAATATTCCCAATTTCAGCTCTTACGAAACAAGGTTTGAGAGAACTAATTCTAGCTATTGCTGATAAAGTGGATGTTACTGGTGAATTTCCGCTTACTGAACCAGAAGAAGAAGAAAGTAGAATTGTTTATCGTCATGAAAGAGCCGAGGCTCCATTTAAAATTAGTAGGGATGATGATGGTGCATATGTTCTTTCTGGTGATGCATTAGAGAAGTTATTTAAAATGACTGATTTTAGCCGAGATGAGTCAGTACGTAGATTTGCTCGTCAAATGCGCGGGATGGGTGTTGATGAAGCACTTCGTGAACGCGGTGCAAAAGACGGAGACCTTGTCCGAATTATGAAGTTTGAGTTTGAATTCATTGAATAA
- a CDS encoding ACT domain-containing protein, with product MSKNSSDEYYLVRADILPEAMQKTLEAKALLDSGKVKKINEAVQAVDLSRSAFYKYKDGIFPFHTMVKEKIITLSIHLEDRSGTLSRLLSVVAEAGSNVLTINQTIPLQGRATITLSIETASMSIGIDQLVKQIQHLDAVEKVELIGSGA from the coding sequence TTGTCGAAAAATAGTAGTGATGAATACTATTTGGTAAGGGCTGATATTTTGCCGGAAGCTATGCAAAAGACGTTAGAGGCAAAAGCCCTACTAGATAGTGGAAAAGTGAAAAAAATAAATGAAGCTGTTCAAGCAGTGGATTTAAGTAGAAGTGCTTTTTATAAATATAAGGATGGGATTTTCCCTTTTCATACAATGGTGAAGGAGAAGATCATTACTCTTTCAATACATCTTGAAGACCGTTCTGGGACACTATCACGCTTACTGTCAGTTGTTGCTGAAGCGGGTTCGAACGTATTAACGATCAATCAAACAATTCCGCTTCAAGGTCGTGCAACCATCACGTTATCCATTGAAACAGCTTCAATGAGTATTGGGATTGATCAGTTGGTTAAACAAATTCAACATCTTGATGCAGTGGAGAAAGTAGAGTTAATTGGATCAGGTGCTTAG
- the pheA gene encoding prephenate dehydratase, translating into MNKIAYLGPKGTFTEVAAKAVFPNDKRVPFSSIPDCMDGVAKGLVEFAVVPIENAIEGSVNLTLDYLIHNQKLLIHGEVIVPIEQHLLVHKNHVSKWTKIEKVYSHPHAIAQCHQFLRTTLPNASSEYMNSTGAAAEFVANHPELPIAAIGNLLAADQYDLEIAQQKIHDYENNHTRFVILKSDESDFTTQSPFYTGDKTTLMVTLPADYPGALHQVLSAFAWRKLNLSKIESRPMKTGLGNYFFVIDVAMKMDDVLIPGVMAELEALQCQVKLLGSYPCFSLSKKFSEVKIKS; encoded by the coding sequence ATGAACAAAATTGCTTATTTAGGCCCGAAAGGAACCTTTACTGAAGTTGCTGCAAAAGCTGTGTTTCCTAATGATAAACGTGTTCCCTTTTCTTCAATTCCTGATTGTATGGATGGTGTTGCAAAAGGACTTGTAGAGTTTGCAGTAGTTCCGATTGAAAATGCTATTGAAGGCTCGGTCAATCTCACGTTAGATTATTTAATTCATAACCAAAAGCTACTAATTCATGGTGAGGTTATCGTACCAATAGAGCAGCATTTACTCGTACACAAGAACCATGTTTCGAAATGGACAAAAATTGAGAAGGTGTACTCGCATCCACATGCAATTGCTCAATGTCATCAATTTTTACGAACAACATTACCAAATGCAAGCTCAGAGTATATGAATTCAACAGGTGCAGCAGCAGAGTTTGTTGCTAACCATCCAGAGCTGCCTATCGCTGCGATCGGCAATCTTTTAGCGGCCGATCAATATGATTTGGAGATTGCTCAACAGAAAATACACGATTACGAAAATAATCATACTCGTTTTGTTATTTTGAAAAGTGATGAAAGTGACTTTACTACTCAATCGCCATTTTATACTGGAGATAAAACTACACTTATGGTTACCTTACCTGCGGATTACCCAGGTGCGCTTCATCAAGTATTGTCAGCGTTCGCTTGGAGAAAACTAAATTTATCAAAGATAGAGTCAAGACCAATGAAGACTGGTTTAGGAAACTATTTCTTTGTCATAGATGTAGCTATGAAAATGGACGATGTTTTAATTCCAGGAGTAATGGCTGAATTAGAAGCACTCCAATGTCAGGTAAAGCTATTAGGTAGTTACCCATGTTTTTCACTATCAAAAAAGTTTAGTGAGGTTAAAATAAAATCATAA
- a CDS encoding transcription repressor NadR has product MKQQSKKILGEERRELILKWLMDKEQPITGTHLASKTNVSRQVIVQDISLLKARNYPILATAQGYVYMKEQTKTNFVSKVVACKHLPEQTEDELNIIVDFGGIVKDVVVEHPVYGDLTASLMLRNRRDVKEFITRMATTKAALLSQLTDGVHLHTIEARNISILEEICQALEEAGFLLKAEDS; this is encoded by the coding sequence GCAACAATCTAAAAAAATATTAGGAGAAGAACGAAGAGAACTAATCCTTAAATGGCTTATGGATAAGGAACAACCAATTACCGGTACCCATTTAGCCTCTAAGACAAATGTAAGTCGACAAGTAATTGTTCAAGACATCTCACTTCTTAAAGCGCGAAACTACCCAATCTTAGCAACCGCTCAAGGGTATGTGTACATGAAAGAACAAACAAAGACGAATTTTGTATCAAAGGTTGTTGCCTGCAAGCATCTTCCCGAGCAAACAGAAGATGAGTTGAACATCATCGTTGATTTTGGAGGCATTGTTAAGGATGTAGTTGTAGAACACCCCGTATACGGAGATTTAACTGCATCACTTATGCTTCGAAATCGCCGAGATGTCAAAGAGTTTATTACAAGAATGGCAACAACAAAAGCAGCACTGTTGTCTCAACTCACGGATGGGGTTCATCTTCATACGATAGAAGCAAGAAATATAAGTATACTTGAGGAAATCTGCCAAGCGTTAGAGGAAGCAGGCTTCTTGTTAAAAGCAGAGGATAGTTAG